The Aureispira anguillae genome contains a region encoding:
- a CDS encoding alpha/beta hydrolase family protein → MNSITNYLLKGQSGKPVSLDVYWSEVESRQPIVIFAHGFKGFKDWGHWQKIAIEFVKAGYCFIKFNFSHNGTTPEDALNFSDLEAFGQNNYTKELEDLQTVIDWVVEEQELKQKIHWNVQDITLIGHSRGGPIALIGAKENEVVQQVITWASVHELDYSWHQKEAQIAAWKEEGVHFIMNGRTKQKMPLYYQLYENYKANEERLSVQKTLQDLDKPYLILHGGADPAVPASAAEYLQKNAKRAELHVIEAANHVFGGVHPYQKEELPLHSKELVQKCLDFLKKTNKK, encoded by the coding sequence ATGAACAGTATTACAAACTATTTACTAAAAGGACAAAGTGGAAAGCCAGTAAGCTTGGATGTTTATTGGTCTGAAGTGGAAAGCCGTCAACCCATTGTTATTTTTGCACATGGGTTTAAGGGGTTTAAGGATTGGGGGCATTGGCAAAAAATAGCGATTGAATTTGTAAAGGCAGGATATTGTTTCATTAAATTTAATTTTTCGCACAATGGCACAACTCCTGAGGATGCGCTTAATTTTTCGGATTTAGAGGCTTTTGGCCAAAACAATTATACCAAAGAATTAGAAGACTTACAAACTGTAATTGATTGGGTTGTAGAGGAGCAGGAATTGAAACAAAAGATTCATTGGAATGTGCAAGATATTACCTTGATTGGGCATAGCAGAGGAGGACCAATAGCCTTGATTGGAGCCAAAGAGAATGAGGTAGTTCAACAAGTTATTACTTGGGCATCTGTACATGAGTTGGACTATTCTTGGCATCAAAAAGAAGCGCAAATTGCAGCGTGGAAAGAGGAAGGAGTGCATTTTATTATGAATGGACGAACCAAACAAAAGATGCCTTTATATTATCAATTGTACGAAAACTATAAAGCGAACGAAGAACGACTCTCTGTACAGAAAACACTACAGGATTTAGACAAACCTTATTTGATTTTACATGGTGGAGCAGACCCCGCAGTGCCTGCTTCTGCAGCGGAATATTTACAGAAGAATGCCAAACGGGCAGAATTGCATGTTATAGAGGCTGCTAATCATGTTTTTGGTGGCGTACACCCTTATCAAAAAGAAGAATTACCATTGCATAGTAAAGAGTTGGTTCAAAAATGTTTAGACTTTTTAAAAAAGACCAATAAAAAATAA
- a CDS encoding rod shape-determining protein, whose protein sequence is MKNFFSFFTQEIAIDLGTANTLITADDQVIVDEPSIVAVNRNTNEVIAVGRKAMMMHEKTHQMIRTVRPLKDGVIADFEAAERMIQGMIDMIPNRRRFFRNMCMVICIPSGITEVEKRAVFDSAEHVGSRETYLIHEPMAAALGIGLDVTEPIGNMIIDIGGGTTEIAVIALAGIVCDQSIRTAGDEFTVDIMNYMRRQHNLLIGERTSEQIKINVGAALHELEVPPEDYAVNGRDLMTGIPKQIMVSYNEISHCLDKSISKIEDAILKALENTPPELAADIYQTGLYLTGGGALLRGLDKRIAQKTKLPVHVAEDPLRAVVRGTGIALKNRAKYSFLITHKNM, encoded by the coding sequence ATGAAAAATTTCTTCAGTTTTTTTACGCAAGAAATAGCAATAGATTTAGGAACAGCCAACACACTAATTACTGCCGATGATCAGGTAATTGTTGATGAGCCTTCTATTGTTGCAGTCAACCGCAATACCAATGAGGTAATCGCAGTAGGTAGAAAGGCAATGATGATGCACGAAAAAACCCACCAAATGATTCGTACTGTTAGACCTTTAAAAGATGGCGTAATTGCTGATTTTGAGGCCGCAGAACGGATGATTCAAGGAATGATTGATATGATTCCCAATCGTCGTCGGTTTTTTCGCAATATGTGCATGGTGATTTGTATTCCTTCTGGTATTACAGAAGTGGAAAAACGTGCCGTATTTGACTCGGCAGAACATGTGGGCTCTAGAGAAACATACTTAATTCATGAACCGATGGCTGCTGCCTTGGGAATTGGTTTAGATGTTACAGAGCCAATTGGAAATATGATTATTGATATTGGAGGGGGAACAACCGAGATTGCCGTTATTGCATTGGCTGGTATTGTTTGTGACCAATCCATTCGTACGGCTGGTGATGAGTTTACCGTTGATATTATGAACTATATGCGCCGTCAACATAATTTGTTGATTGGGGAGCGTACTTCTGAACAAATCAAAATTAATGTTGGGGCTGCCTTGCATGAACTAGAAGTGCCGCCAGAGGATTATGCTGTTAATGGTCGTGATTTGATGACGGGAATTCCTAAGCAAATTATGGTTTCTTATAATGAGATTAGCCATTGTCTAGACAAATCTATTTCAAAAATAGAAGATGCTATCTTAAAAGCATTGGAGAATACACCTCCAGAACTTGCTGCTGATATTTATCAAACTGGATTGTACCTAACGGGGGGAGGAGCTTTGTTGAGAGGTTTGGATAAACGGATTGCTCAAAAAACAAAATTGCCTGTTCACGTTGCAGAAGACCCACTTCGTGCAGTAGTTCGTGGGACGGGGATTGCCTTGAAGAACAGAGCCAAGTACTCTTTCTTAATTACACATAAAAATATGTAG
- the mreC gene encoding rod shape-determining protein MreC, which yields MQRILLFFIKYNGVFAFFVLQGIALFMYFTRNSNSNKQAFISSANRLVGGVYESTSQITHYWNLSAVNDSLARENAELKMKLPSSKFSSLVHPNEVKDSTLQQHYRYFEAKVINNTIHRPRNFLTINKGTQQGLNPNSGVLNGNGKGIVGVAQKVSNNYAVVMSILNLDTRISAKILRTNNFGIMVWDGLDSRYMTLESVPKHADIHKGDTIVTSGYSTIFPEGILIGAIDSFYKAPGVNFYTIKVALFNDMNRVQYVYVVSNLLKEERIKLEEEVNND from the coding sequence ATGCAGCGGATACTTTTATTTTTTATAAAATACAATGGTGTTTTTGCCTTTTTTGTATTGCAGGGAATTGCCTTGTTTATGTATTTTACAAGAAATAGCAACTCAAATAAGCAGGCATTTATTAGTTCTGCCAATCGATTAGTGGGTGGGGTTTATGAGTCTACTAGCCAAATCACACATTATTGGAACCTTTCGGCCGTTAATGATAGCTTAGCTAGAGAGAATGCAGAACTTAAAATGAAATTGCCAAGTTCTAAATTTAGTTCTTTGGTGCATCCCAATGAAGTAAAAGATAGCACGCTACAACAACACTATCGTTATTTTGAAGCAAAGGTGATTAACAATACCATTCACCGACCACGTAATTTTTTAACCATCAACAAGGGAACACAACAAGGATTGAATCCCAATTCAGGAGTTTTGAATGGGAATGGAAAGGGAATTGTTGGGGTGGCACAGAAAGTAAGTAACAATTATGCTGTTGTGATGTCCATATTGAATCTAGACACTCGTATCAGTGCAAAAATTTTACGAACAAACAACTTTGGAATTATGGTGTGGGATGGTTTGGATTCGAGGTATATGACGTTAGAATCTGTACCCAAGCATGCTGATATTCACAAAGGAGATACCATTGTAACAAGTGGTTATTCTACCATTTTTCCTGAAGGAATTTTGATTGGTGCGATTGATAGTTTTTATAAAGCTCCAGGAGTGAATTTTTATACCATCAAGGTAGCCTTATTTAATGATATGAATCGTGTTCAATATGTTTATGTTGTATCTAATTTACTAAAAGAAGAACGTATAAAGTTAGAAGAGGAGGTAAACAATGACTAG
- a CDS encoding rod shape-determining protein MreD: MTSLIRANFIRFVLLIIIQFILKGIGYVHIDIYVYPVFILLLPVGLMDGAVMLLAFIYGLCIDAFYNTPGLFASTSVAVAAARPLVLAMLEPRGGYETGKAPTKYNLGTRWFLQYSGILMLWHTIWVVTLEQLSLFSWLWFLTLLMVFALSMLIVTLYQYIFNPKE; the protein is encoded by the coding sequence ATGACTAGTTTAATTCGAGCAAATTTTATTCGATTCGTATTATTGATTATAATACAATTTATCCTAAAAGGAATTGGGTATGTCCACATTGATATTTATGTCTATCCCGTATTTATTTTGTTATTACCTGTGGGGTTGATGGACGGAGCTGTGATGCTCTTGGCTTTTATCTATGGATTGTGCATTGATGCATTTTACAATACACCAGGTTTGTTTGCTTCTACCTCTGTAGCGGTGGCTGCCGCAAGACCTTTGGTTTTGGCTATGTTGGAACCAAGAGGGGGCTATGAAACGGGGAAAGCACCTACAAAATACAATTTAGGGACGAGGTGGTTTTTGCAATATAGTGGTATACTGATGTTGTGGCACACCATCTGGGTAGTTACTTTAGAACAGTTGAGTTTATTTTCTTGGTTATGGTTTTTAACCTTGTTAATGGTTTTTGCTTTGTCTATGCTCATTGTTACGCTATACCAATATATTTTTAACCCCAAAGAATAA
- the mrdA gene encoding penicillin-binding protein 2, producing the protein MQDLYQDRQKILQGAFVICAIMLVFKCFQIQVWDKSYQQQHSYREAVTLYPSRGALKDRNGELLVYNLAMYDLKATYNQIRKSNIDTAGFCELLGITDSTFYENLNKDFRDRRFSQRKPFDFLTQIPGDKFAAIEERLYEFPGFESRLKSVRGYPAHVGAHMLGYISEVNASQIKKSEGLYQQGEYIGTSGLELSYEEQLRGVRGVEHVLKDKWGKRKGKYKSGEMDEPAISGYDLITSIDLELQAYGEQLMQNKVGAIVAIEPSTGEILAMVSTPSYDPSILAVNRNRKQAFKALQRDSLIPLFNRALMAQYPPGSIFKTVLSAIGLQERILTPNRGMACSGGFVYGSLRVGCHGHGAINDVGNAIQYSCNKYYCQTFRELVNVYGFYYPEKGMDRLANHLHAWGLGAKLGIDIPNEAPGHVPTAAYYNKKHGKGTWKFSTAVSVGIGQGELLITPLQMANMAAVIANRGFYYIPHFAKEFEGDTSNVLDKFKERHYTKVHPMHFEPVVDGMERVVTAGTGRRSKIPDLVMCGKTGTVENNKGKDHSTFIAFAPRDTPKIAIAVYVENGGYGSAYAAPISSLMIEKYIKGSIEAPSRKSLEKQMLKADLIKREKPIYSTVE; encoded by the coding sequence ATGCAGGATTTGTATCAAGATAGGCAAAAAATATTGCAAGGCGCATTCGTTATTTGTGCCATTATGCTTGTGTTCAAATGTTTTCAAATCCAAGTCTGGGACAAGTCGTATCAACAACAACATAGTTATAGAGAAGCCGTTACCTTATATCCTTCAAGGGGAGCACTCAAAGATAGGAATGGTGAGTTGTTGGTCTATAATTTGGCCATGTATGACCTCAAAGCAACCTATAACCAAATTCGAAAATCTAATATTGATACAGCAGGTTTTTGCGAATTATTGGGCATTACCGATAGTACATTTTATGAAAACCTGAACAAAGATTTTAGAGATAGACGTTTTTCTCAACGAAAACCCTTTGATTTTTTGACTCAAATTCCAGGAGATAAATTTGCTGCAATAGAAGAGCGATTGTATGAATTTCCAGGTTTTGAAAGCCGTCTAAAGAGTGTGAGAGGTTATCCTGCACATGTAGGGGCGCATATGTTGGGGTACATTAGTGAAGTGAATGCCAGCCAGATAAAAAAATCTGAAGGTTTGTATCAGCAAGGCGAGTACATTGGTACTAGTGGTCTAGAATTATCGTATGAAGAACAATTGAGAGGAGTGAGAGGGGTAGAACACGTATTAAAAGACAAATGGGGAAAACGAAAAGGTAAATACAAATCGGGAGAGATGGACGAGCCCGCTATATCTGGCTATGATTTGATTACTTCAATTGATTTGGAGTTGCAGGCTTATGGAGAACAACTGATGCAAAATAAGGTTGGTGCAATTGTAGCAATAGAGCCCTCTACGGGAGAGATTTTGGCAATGGTAAGTACGCCTTCTTATGATCCTTCTATCTTGGCGGTTAACAGAAATCGAAAACAAGCGTTTAAAGCTTTACAAAGAGATTCCTTGATTCCTTTGTTTAATCGGGCACTGATGGCGCAATATCCTCCTGGGTCAATTTTTAAAACTGTTTTATCAGCGATTGGTTTACAAGAACGCATCTTAACGCCCAACAGAGGAATGGCTTGTAGTGGTGGTTTTGTTTATGGTTCTTTGAGAGTAGGCTGTCATGGGCATGGGGCTATTAATGATGTTGGGAATGCAATTCAATATTCTTGTAATAAATATTATTGCCAAACATTTAGAGAATTGGTCAATGTTTATGGGTTTTATTATCCCGAAAAAGGAATGGATCGTCTTGCTAATCACCTACATGCTTGGGGCTTAGGGGCTAAATTGGGGATTGATATTCCGAATGAAGCACCTGGTCATGTTCCAACAGCTGCTTATTACAATAAAAAACATGGCAAAGGAACTTGGAAGTTCTCTACTGCCGTTTCGGTTGGAATTGGACAGGGAGAATTGTTAATTACTCCTTTGCAAATGGCTAATATGGCCGCTGTAATTGCCAATCGTGGGTTTTATTATATTCCTCATTTTGCCAAAGAGTTTGAAGGGGATACTTCCAATGTACTTGACAAATTTAAAGAAAGGCATTATACCAAAGTACATCCAATGCATTTCGAACCAGTAGTGGATGGGATGGAGCGAGTAGTAACCGCAGGTACAGGGCGACGATCTAAAATTCCCGATTTGGTGATGTGTGGCAAAACAGGAACGGTTGAGAATAACAAAGGTAAAGATCATTCTACTTTTATTGCTTTTGCTCCTAGAGATACGCCCAAAATTGCAATTGCTGTTTATGTAGAAAATGGTGGCTATGGTTCTGCTTATGCTGCGCCTATTTCTAGTCTAATGATAGAAAAATACATCAAAGGAAGCATTGAAGCTCCAAGCAGGAAATCATTAGAAAAACAAATGCTAAAGGCAGATTTGATCAAAAGAGAAAAACCAATTTATTCAACAGTAGAATAG
- the rodA gene encoding rod shape-determining protein RodA, whose amino-acid sequence MRQGRDSDIGGYDWITIGLWGILVFSGWLMIFASGYLDQDSFTSLYDLDKNYGKQLLWITVGGVLVGIIQLIEIKFYQTFAPVFYGIALLLLIAVLFTNPIKGATSWFAIGGFRFQPSEFAKVATCLMLAAYLSMPSARMQELRVKLTTLGIVLLPVVLVLLQGDAGSTLVYFAFFILLFRAGMDAWIYILGLAVAALSIAALLYDETWWLINAILLIGNAVLMKSWRKEDLWLGLIVLEALITYFFFGVDSYWILTGLNGLIMVVLAVFNIGEKKWENSFFVSIGVSIAIALSASVNYIVNNLIGDHRQERIWVWLRPEKCHPLGPLYNVEQSKFAIGSGGWTGKGFLQGERTKLDYVPEQSTDFIFCTVGEEWGFIGTTFIILVFFALILRILFLAQRQRSPFTKYYALGVACILFFHVFINIGMTTGLVPVIGIPLPFISYGGSSLLSFSILMGLLVKLDSNRLFVFR is encoded by the coding sequence ATGCGTCAAGGTAGAGACTCAGACATAGGTGGATACGATTGGATTACCATTGGTTTATGGGGAATCTTAGTTTTTTCTGGTTGGTTAATGATTTTTGCTTCTGGGTACTTGGATCAAGATTCTTTTACTAGTTTATATGATTTGGACAAAAATTATGGAAAGCAGCTACTTTGGATTACGGTAGGAGGTGTTTTGGTGGGGATCATCCAATTGATAGAAATCAAATTTTACCAAACCTTTGCCCCTGTTTTTTATGGAATAGCCTTATTGTTATTGATTGCAGTACTCTTTACGAATCCAATAAAGGGGGCAACTTCTTGGTTTGCTATTGGCGGATTTAGGTTTCAGCCTTCTGAATTTGCGAAAGTAGCTACCTGTTTGATGCTGGCGGCTTATTTGAGTATGCCCAGTGCTAGAATGCAAGAATTGAGAGTAAAATTGACCACCTTAGGGATTGTTTTGCTGCCTGTGGTGCTAGTTTTGCTACAGGGAGATGCAGGGTCTACATTGGTTTATTTTGCCTTTTTTATTCTATTGTTCCGAGCGGGGATGGATGCTTGGATTTATATCTTAGGTTTGGCGGTTGCAGCTTTATCTATAGCAGCGTTGTTGTACGATGAAACCTGGTGGTTGATCAATGCTATTTTACTAATTGGGAATGCTGTATTGATGAAATCTTGGCGAAAAGAGGATCTTTGGCTAGGTCTTATTGTCTTGGAAGCATTGATTACTTATTTCTTTTTTGGTGTAGACTCTTATTGGATTTTAACAGGGTTAAATGGACTGATAATGGTCGTTTTAGCCGTGTTTAATATTGGTGAAAAAAAATGGGAAAATAGCTTTTTTGTTTCTATTGGAGTGAGTATAGCGATTGCCTTATCTGCTTCTGTCAATTACATTGTTAATAATTTGATTGGAGATCATCGCCAAGAGCGAATATGGGTATGGTTAAGACCTGAAAAATGCCATCCTTTAGGTCCTTTGTATAATGTAGAACAGTCCAAATTTGCCATTGGTTCAGGGGGCTGGACAGGGAAAGGCTTTTTACAGGGAGAGCGAACCAAATTGGATTATGTTCCCGAACAATCTACGGATTTTATCTTTTGCACGGTTGGCGAAGAATGGGGATTTATAGGCACAACATTTATTATTTTAGTTTTCTTTGCGCTTATTTTACGCATTTTATTTCTAGCACAACGACAGCGTTCTCCATTTACGAAATACTATGCATTAGGGGTAGCTTGTATTTTGTTCTTTCATGTATTTATTAATATTGGCATGACAACAGGTTTGGTACCTGTTATTGGAATTCCTCTACCTTTTATTAGCTATGGTGGGTCTTCCTTGTTGTCCTTCTCTATTCTAATGGGGTTATTGGTAAAATTGGATAGCAATCGTCTGTTTGTATTTAGATAA